The Deinococcus planocerae region CTGCGGGAAGTCGAGGTCGCGGTAGACGTTGCCCTCGTCGGGGTCATCGGCATTCGGCAGGATGGGGAAGTCCTGCTTTTCCATGTACTCCATGATCTTCGCGCGGCCCGGCGGGCTGTAGTCCGCCTCCTGCACCTGCCGCACGAGGTCGCGCGCCCCCTGCTCGCTGAAGTCCTTGTCCTGCGCGAGCAGCGAGACGAGCTCGTCCTCCTCCACGAAATGCCGCCCGATGATCGCGTACACCAGGCGCCCGTAGTGCCCGATGTCCTGCCCCTCATTCAGCGCGTCCGTCAGGTGGGCCATCATATGGTTCTTCGTCATATCTTCCAGCGACATATTCACCTCGTGCTGGTTAGCCTAGGGCGTAATCAGGGCGCGATCATGATTCGGCGTTCAGGGGGCCTTTACGGTAGGAACAGGAAGGGCGGGAGGGCTTTGCGCCGTCCCGGGCTACCGCCACACCAGCGCGACGGCTCCCGCTGCCATCAGGGCCACCGCCCACACCTGATCGAGGTTGACCCAGGCCCGGCGCAGCACCGTGAGCCCTACAAACTGGTACACGGCCAGCGCGACGGCGGCCATCACCGCGAACATGCTCAGCGTGTGGACCCCCACCGCCGCCAGCCCGGCGAGGGTGGAGGACGCGGCCATCCCCGCAGGCAGGTGCTCGCCGTGCCCCGCGTGCGCCGCCCCGCCCCCTGCCGAGAAGCGCAGCGCCACCGGCACCAGCATCAGCCCCGCGCCGTGGGCGGTGGACATCAGGAAGGACCACAGGGTCAGGTCGCGGAACCCCACGCGCATCCCCACCCAGCGCGGGTGCGTGTTCGGCCTCAGCAGCTTGTACGCCCCGAAGGCGAGCAGCGCCCCCGCCCCGACGAGGCGCAACACCCCCCCGTCGAGGACCGCTCCCGCCAAGATCACCAGAGCGACCACCAGCGCGACCGAAAGCGCGTGCCCCAGCGCGATGGGCCACAGGGCCCGCCCCACCGCCGCCCGGCGGCGTTCCTGCAACCCCAGCGCCACCGCAAACAGCCAGCCCATCGCGGGGTTGAGGCCGTGCAGCGCCCCCAGCAGGGCGAGGGCGGACCAGGCGAGGGGGTCGTTCACGCGCCCCTCAGGGGTTGGGGTAGCAGAACGAGTCCGAGGAGGCGTCCCCGCCCTGGAGCCGCATCTGGTGCGCCCGCCGCTCGCCGAAGTCCACGTAGAAGTCGGGGTCGAGCGTCATCCCGCCCGCCGGGTCCGCGTCCAGCTTCGCCGCCCAGCCGCGAATGCCCGCCGGGTAGAACTGCTCGTCCCAGGAGACGTACAGCGAGTTGGTGACGTACACCCGCCGCCCGTCGCGGCTGAGTTCCACCATCTGCGGCCCGCCCGTCAGCGGCTCCGGCGCCCTCGGGTGCCCCGCCCGCCGCACGATGCCCCCCAGGTGCACCGAGCCTACCAGTTTCGGCTCGAACGGATCGCTCACGTCGTACTGCCGCAACTCCCCGGTGCCCCAGCACGAGACGTACAGGAAGCGGTCGTCCAGCGACAGGTTGATGTCGGTGATCAGCGGCGGCACCGCCCCGAAGCCCTGGAGGAGCGGCGGGAGGAGGGAAGGGTCGGCGGGCTCGGCAGGAACCTCGATCACCTTGCGGACCTTCCACTCCCCGCGGTCGAGGTGCCACAGCCACACCGAGGCCGAGAGGTCTTTCAGGCTCGTCACCACGCCCACGAAGCCGTAGGTCTGCCGCGGGTCGTGCGCGGGGCGCAGTTCCAGCACCATCTGCTGCTCTGGGCCGAGGTCGAGGGCCTTCACATGCTCCCGGGTGCGCAGGTTCCAGACGTGCAGGCGGTGCCCGTACCCGCCCGCGAGGAGGATCTCGGGGTTGAGGCCGTCCTCCACCATGTTCGGCGTGCCCCACTCGGAGGTCAGCATGGTGTCGTGCCCGAGGTGCCACCAGAAGTCGTAGGCGAGGTACTGCG contains the following coding sequences:
- a CDS encoding selenium-binding protein SBP56-related protein, with the protein product MTTFRPDPTFYPSPSLAQSAPRETLAYVVVIDPTYRTPDALAVLDLDPASPTYAREVGRLELPHTGDELHHFGWNACSAALCPTMPHPHVERRYLLVPGLRSSRIYVVDTRPDPRRPTLHKTIEPEELHARSGYSRPHTVHCGPDAVYMNALGSPSGEGPGGVFVLDHTTFEIKGPWEKDRGPQYLAYDFWWHLGHDTMLTSEWGTPNMVEDGLNPEILLAGGYGHRLHVWNLRTREHVKALDLGPEQQMVLELRPAHDPRQTYGFVGVVTSLKDLSASVWLWHLDRGEWKVRKVIEVPAEPADPSLLPPLLQGFGAVPPLITDINLSLDDRFLYVSCWGTGELRQYDVSDPFEPKLVGSVHLGGIVRRAGHPRAPEPLTGGPQMVELSRDGRRVYVTNSLYVSWDEQFYPAGIRGWAAKLDADPAGGMTLDPDFYVDFGERRAHQMRLQGGDASSDSFCYPNP